Genomic window (Aminivibrio sp.):
GTCCATCCTCAGCAGCATGTTCTTCGGCGGCATCTGCGGCTCGGCCGTGGCTGAAACGGCCGCCATCGGCGGACTCCTCATTCCGCCCATGAAAAAGCAGGGCTTCCCGGCCCCACTGGCGGCGGCCATCTGCGCCTCCGCGGCGGTGATCGGCATCATCATCCCGCCGAGCATCCCCTTCATCCTCTTCGGCATCATCACCAGCACATCCATCGCCAGGATCTTCCTCGGAGGCATCATCCCGGGCATCATCGTGGGGCTTGCGCTGATGGTGACCACCTATTTCATCACGAAAAAGCAGGGGATCGCCCGACCTGCACCCGACAGGACCTTCTCCCTTCGCCGTGTCGGGAAAACCTTCCTGAGCGCAGGGTGGGCCCTTTCCATTCCCGTGATCATCGTGGGCGGCATCCTGGGCGGCGTCTTCACCGCCACGGAAGCGGGGGCCGTATCGGCCTTCGTGGCCATGATCCTTGGTCTTTTCGTCTACAAGGAGATCTCCTTCAAAGATCTGCCGGGCATCTTTCTCTCCACCGGCAAGACCACGGCCACGGTTCTCTACCTTTGCGGCATGGCCATGTGCACTGCGTGGCTCCTTACGAGGGCGCGGGTTCCCTTCGAGTTGGCGGCCATGGTCCAGTCCATCACCGAT
Coding sequences:
- a CDS encoding TRAP transporter large permease gives rise to the protein MLWLFLGILFFFTIFGVPIVFCLGIANLVMLWVMDIPLMALPAKVIQGADSFPLLAIPFFMFVGEVMNRGGIARRLVDFADALVGHITGGLGHVSILSSMFFGGICGSAVAETAAIGGLLIPPMKKQGFPAPLAAAICASAAVIGIIIPPSIPFILFGIITSTSIARIFLGGIIPGIIVGLALMVTTYFITKKQGIARPAPDRTFSLRRVGKTFLSAGWALSIPVIIVGGILGGVFTATEAGAVSAFVAMILGLFVYKEISFKDLPGIFLSTGKTTATVLYLCGMAMCTAWLLTRARVPFELAAMVQSITDSQLGVLLMTNVLLFFVGFVMDLTPAMLILAPILLPVMQQVGIDPVYFGVLMSVNLGIGLITPPVGTVLYVATGVAGVKFEELVKSIAPFVVAELAVLVLLIFFPQIILFIPNLVLP